A part of Ammospiza nelsoni isolate bAmmNel1 chromosome 9, bAmmNel1.pri, whole genome shotgun sequence genomic DNA contains:
- the LOC132077030 gene encoding basic salivary proline-rich protein 4-like: MRYRHLLEENHHPTTPQPDPHATTHAAPQLPKNRQPQLDSPSRRPAQSHAVLGAGPSGGLKPLPGLKSARDSKALATAYRAAPVPKASGGSFSPVPGRSPLTGRAPHTGCQLKGAQRLPDPQPAYRPVHTQGATELGLPPRQQEPDSRVRHSSSRPKAEGPPAQPRGQGGHTPSPMTPGPTPLKDRGQGHPPDYRGSLQPPAEARGRTEPHLRGRPLLPGTPQQAYGAQALACAPLGQAGARPQRSTATQPSAEPREPPLRGRQPRGASPKQGQRRERALRHGTSASCPLARARERSFLLPG; the protein is encoded by the exons ATGAGGTACAGACATCTCCTTGAAGAGAACCACCACCCAACAACCCCACAGCCAGACCCTCATGCCACCACCCACGCAGCCCCGCAGCTGCCCAAAAACCGCCAGCCTCAGCTTGACTCACCGTCGCGACGTCCGGCGCAGTCCCACgccgtgctgggagccgggccctctgg GGGGCTCAAGCCGCTGCCCGGACTAAAAAGTGCCCGGGACTCCAAAGCACTGGCCACCGCTTACAGGGCGGCTCCGGTCCCCAAGGCCTCTGgaggctccttctctccagttCCGGGGCGCTCCCCGCTAACGGGGCGGgcgccccacacaggctgccagctgaagggagcacaaaggctCCCAGACCCGCAGCCTGCTTACAGGCCGGTCCACACCCAGGGAGCCACAGAGCTCGGCCTTCCCCCAAGGCAACAGGAACCGGACTCTAGAGTCAGGCACTCGAGCTCACGGCCTAAAGCCGAGGggccaccagcccagccccgaggacagggagggcacacgcccAGCCCCATGACTCCTGGCCCCACGCCTCTGAAAGACCGAGGCCAGGGACACCCGCCTGATtacagggggtccctccaaccgcCCGCCGAGGCCAGGGGGCGCACAGAACCCCACTTACGGGGCCGCCCCCTGCTGCCCGGCACCCCCCAGCAAGCATACGGAGCGCAGGCTCTGGCCTGTGCCCCACTCGGACAGGCTGGAGCCCGGCCGCAGCGCAGCACGGCAACACAGCCGTctgcagagccccgggagcctcCTCTCCGAGGCCGCCAGCCACGTGGCGCCAGCCCGAAGCAGGGCCAAAGGCGGGAGCGTGCCCTGCGGCACGGCACTTCTGCAAGCTGCCCCCTGGCAAGGGCCCGGGAGCGCTCGTTCCTGTTGCCTGGCtaa